Proteins from a genomic interval of Meiothermus sp.:
- a CDS encoding GntR family transcriptional regulator, whose protein sequence is MAQFQRPHSVREAAYAHLRGAILMGALLPGARISEPGLAQELGVSRTPVREALQRLAQEGLVELLPGKGARVRVLSAEEVREVYDVRALLEGEAAALAAQNATEDELSRLERLLQALDVLPKEAYAQQMQVDFDFHTALIEAAHNKTLARIYADLRSSLTLVRSFQQTLSQHPKTRQQHRAILSALKARNPAEAAEAARAHVRYFRDLVMQSLQAQVWQ, encoded by the coding sequence ATGGCCCAGTTTCAGCGACCCCACTCGGTGCGGGAGGCGGCCTATGCCCATTTGCGGGGGGCCATCCTGATGGGGGCCTTGTTGCCGGGGGCGCGCATCTCCGAGCCGGGGCTGGCGCAGGAACTGGGGGTCAGCCGTACCCCGGTGCGCGAGGCCTTGCAGCGCCTGGCCCAGGAAGGGCTGGTAGAACTGCTGCCAGGCAAGGGAGCGCGGGTGCGGGTGCTCTCGGCCGAGGAGGTACGCGAGGTTTACGATGTGCGAGCCCTGCTCGAGGGCGAGGCGGCGGCCCTGGCGGCGCAAAACGCCACCGAGGACGAACTGAGCCGGCTGGAGCGGCTGCTCCAGGCGCTCGATGTCCTGCCCAAGGAAGCCTATGCCCAGCAGATGCAGGTGGACTTCGACTTCCACACCGCCCTGATCGAAGCGGCCCACAACAAAACCCTGGCCCGCATCTACGCCGATCTGCGCTCGAGCCTCACCCTCGTCCGCTCGTTTCAGCAAACCCTTTCCCAGCACCCCAAAACCCGCCAGCAGCACCGGGCCATTCTGTCGGCGCTCAAGGCCCGCAACCCAGCCGAGGCCGCCGAGGCCGCCCGGGCGCATGTGCGCTATTTCCGCGACCTGGTCATGCAAAGCCTTCAGGCGCAGGTCTGGCAGTAG
- the metK gene encoding methionine adenosyltransferase yields MRRLITSESVTEGHPDKLADRISDAVLDAILAKDPEARVACETLVTTGLVMVAGEITTNSYVDIPRLVRQTVLEVGYTRAKYGFDGDTCAVLTAIDEQSPDIAGGVNESWEWRVLGSRDEFDRVGAGDQGLMFGYATDETPELMPLPISLAHRLTRRLAEARKTGEIPYLRPDGKAQVTVVYEGQKPLYVGTALISTQHSEEVEADQIHHDIRTKVIEKAIPEEYLSKETLYLVNPSGKFVIGGPHGDTGLTGRKIIVDTYGGAVPHGGGAFSGKDPTKVDRSAAYYARYIAKNIVAAGLAKRALIELAYAIGKARPVGMRVETFGTGIVPDEKITEVAQKVFDARPKAIIENLKLQRPIYTPTSAYGHFGREGFPWENTDKVEELRKLLP; encoded by the coding sequence TTGCGACGACTGATAACTTCGGAATCGGTGACGGAGGGACACCCCGACAAACTGGCCGACCGCATCTCGGATGCGGTGCTGGACGCGATTCTGGCCAAGGATCCCGAGGCCAGGGTGGCCTGCGAAACCCTGGTAACCACCGGCCTGGTGATGGTGGCGGGCGAGATTACCACCAATAGCTACGTGGATATTCCCCGCCTGGTGCGCCAGACCGTGCTCGAGGTGGGCTATACCCGGGCCAAATACGGCTTCGACGGCGATACCTGCGCGGTGCTTACAGCCATCGATGAGCAGTCGCCGGACATTGCGGGCGGGGTCAACGAGTCCTGGGAGTGGCGGGTGCTGGGTTCCCGCGATGAGTTCGACCGGGTGGGTGCCGGCGACCAGGGCCTGATGTTCGGCTACGCCACCGACGAGACCCCCGAGCTGATGCCGCTGCCCATCTCGCTGGCCCACCGCCTGACCCGCCGCCTGGCCGAGGCCCGCAAAACCGGGGAAATTCCCTATCTGCGCCCCGATGGCAAGGCCCAGGTGACGGTGGTCTACGAGGGCCAGAAGCCCCTCTACGTGGGTACGGCCCTGATCTCCACCCAGCACTCCGAAGAAGTGGAGGCCGACCAGATCCACCACGACATCCGCACCAAGGTGATCGAAAAGGCCATTCCCGAAGAGTACCTGAGCAAAGAGACCCTCTACCTGGTCAACCCTTCGGGCAAGTTTGTGATTGGGGGGCCGCACGGCGACACCGGCCTGACCGGGCGCAAAATTATCGTGGATACCTACGGCGGCGCGGTGCCCCACGGCGGCGGCGCTTTCAGCGGTAAAGACCCCACCAAGGTAGACCGCTCGGCGGCTTATTACGCCCGCTACATCGCCAAGAACATCGTGGCGGCAGGGCTGGCCAAGCGCGCCCTGATCGAGCTGGCCTACGCCATCGGCAAGGCCCGCCCGGTGGGGATGCGGGTCGAGACCTTTGGCACCGGGATTGTACCCGACGAGAAAATCACCGAGGTGGCCCAGAAGGTCTTTGATGCCCGCCCCAAGGCCATCATCGAGAATCTGAAACTGCAGCGCCCCATCTACACCCCCACCTCGGCCTATGGGCACTTTGGCCGTGAGGGCTTCCCCTGGGAGAACACCGACAAGGTCGAGGAACTACGCAAGCTCCTGCCTTAG
- a CDS encoding serine hydrolase, with protein MTLEDTHQHLQLLLEDPLHALPSLQVAVVRAGEVVYARSFGYRYLDPDPSQCLPVNNQTRFRVASISKLVVALGAMRLVEQGKLDLEADVSQYLGFPLRNPAFPQAPIRVQHLLSHTSSLRDGSCYAIPSPYTLQDFFHPQGRFFEAGAHFDPAHPPGSYACYANLNTGVLGTLLECVSGQRFDLFMENEVLRPLGLGGGFNLSRFTPEAMGNLAVLYRKQTGGVWNPAGPWVAQVDDHCGVVPAGPLVPDPNRPDGGFATVDLRTYRPGTNATFFSPQGGLRASALELARIAQLFLHQGRVGSVQWLESKTLEQVCAPQWTYNGHNGDTLEGQALSWGLGVWRFTNQPGQDCPVQGHPRPWFGHLGDAYGLLSGLLFDPQAAHALVYILGGQGCDPAQHRGLYSAYTRWEEQVLSALYGLLS; from the coding sequence GTGACGCTCGAGGACACCCACCAGCACCTGCAACTGCTGCTCGAAGACCCGCTACACGCCCTGCCCAGCTTGCAGGTGGCGGTGGTTCGGGCCGGGGAGGTGGTCTATGCCCGATCGTTTGGGTATCGCTACCTTGACCCCGACCCCAGCCAGTGCCTGCCCGTCAACAACCAGACCCGCTTCCGGGTGGCCTCCATCTCCAAGCTGGTGGTGGCGCTGGGGGCCATGCGGCTGGTGGAGCAGGGGAAGCTCGACCTCGAGGCCGATGTAAGCCAGTACCTGGGCTTTCCCCTGCGCAACCCGGCGTTTCCGCAGGCGCCCATCCGGGTTCAGCACCTGCTCTCGCACACCTCCTCGTTGCGCGACGGCTCGTGCTACGCCATTCCCAGCCCCTACACGCTTCAGGACTTTTTTCATCCCCAGGGGCGTTTTTTTGAGGCCGGGGCCCACTTCGACCCAGCCCACCCGCCCGGCAGTTACGCCTGCTATGCCAACCTCAACACCGGCGTACTGGGCACCCTGCTGGAGTGCGTGTCGGGCCAGCGCTTCGACCTGTTTATGGAGAACGAGGTGCTGCGCCCGCTGGGCCTGGGGGGTGGCTTCAACCTGAGCCGCTTCACCCCGGAAGCTATGGGCAACTTAGCAGTGCTCTACCGCAAGCAAACCGGCGGGGTATGGAACCCGGCTGGCCCCTGGGTAGCCCAGGTGGACGACCACTGCGGGGTGGTTCCAGCAGGCCCCCTCGTCCCCGACCCCAACCGGCCCGACGGGGGGTTTGCCACCGTGGATCTGCGTACCTACCGGCCCGGCACCAACGCCACCTTCTTCTCGCCGCAAGGGGGCTTGCGAGCCTCGGCCCTCGAGCTGGCCCGGATAGCCCAGCTTTTTTTGCACCAAGGCCGGGTGGGGAGCGTCCAGTGGCTCGAGTCAAAGACGCTCGAGCAGGTGTGCGCACCCCAGTGGACCTACAACGGCCACAACGGCGACACCCTGGAAGGCCAGGCCCTAAGCTGGGGGCTGGGGGTCTGGCGTTTTACCAACCAGCCGGGCCAGGACTGCCCGGTGCAGGGCCACCCCCGGCCCTGGTTCGGCCACTTAGGCGATGCCTATGGCCTTCTGAGCGGCCTACTGTTCGACCCGCAGGCCGCTCACGCGCTGGTGTACATCCTGGGGGGCCAGGGCTGTGACCCCGCCCAGCACAGGGGCCTTTACTCGGCCTACACCCGCTGGGAAGAGCAGGTTCTAAGCGCGCTGTACGGTCTGCTAAGCTAG
- a CDS encoding aspartate aminotransferase family protein encodes MAYIQLKTPIPGPKSQELQARRAAAVSSALAQANPIAVKRAHGSLVEDVDGNTLVDLAGGIGVLAVGHTPQSVVETLKAQADELLHMCSIVANYEPYVAVCEALNRLTPGDFPKKTLLANGGAEAVENAVKFARRYTGRPGIIVFEGAYHGRTNLTMAMTSKWGLFKKGFGPFAPEVYRLPVPNLYRTPPGMTPEEYVDWACWNLENALTAHIDPSALAAIVIEPVIGEGGFIPVPHKFLRKIREVCDQTGAVMIADEIQSGSGRTGRLWAIEHSGVVPDLLISAKSLGAGLPISAVTGRAEILDSPHVGGVGSTYGGNPLACAAALEALRILTSPGFLEQAQHIERIIRETFTPLQKEIPVLGDVRGLGAMMVLEFVKDPTTKEPWQEFAMETIKLASRRGVILIRAGLYTNCIRFLPALDIPEAMLREALGVVAGAIRETYQTLAVGA; translated from the coding sequence ATGGCGTATATCCAGCTCAAAACCCCCATCCCTGGCCCCAAAAGCCAGGAACTCCAGGCCCGCCGGGCTGCCGCCGTCTCGAGCGCGCTGGCCCAGGCCAACCCCATCGCGGTTAAGAGAGCCCACGGCTCGCTGGTGGAAGACGTGGACGGCAACACCCTCGTTGACCTGGCCGGTGGCATTGGCGTACTGGCCGTGGGGCACACGCCCCAGAGCGTGGTGGAAACCCTCAAAGCCCAGGCCGACGAACTCTTGCACATGTGCAGCATCGTGGCCAACTACGAGCCTTATGTGGCGGTCTGCGAGGCCCTGAACCGCCTGACCCCCGGCGACTTCCCCAAAAAGACCCTTCTGGCCAACGGCGGGGCCGAGGCGGTGGAAAACGCCGTGAAGTTTGCCCGCCGCTACACCGGACGCCCTGGGATTATCGTCTTCGAGGGGGCCTACCACGGGCGCACCAACCTGACCATGGCCATGACCAGCAAATGGGGCCTGTTCAAGAAGGGCTTTGGCCCCTTCGCCCCCGAGGTCTACCGGCTGCCGGTGCCCAACCTCTACCGCACACCGCCGGGCATGACCCCCGAGGAATACGTAGACTGGGCCTGCTGGAACCTGGAAAACGCCCTTACCGCGCACATCGACCCCTCGGCCCTGGCGGCCATCGTGATAGAGCCGGTGATTGGCGAGGGGGGTTTTATCCCGGTGCCGCACAAGTTTTTGCGCAAGATTCGCGAGGTCTGCGACCAGACCGGGGCGGTGATGATCGCCGACGAGATTCAGTCGGGCTCGGGCCGCACCGGAAGGCTCTGGGCCATCGAGCACAGCGGGGTGGTGCCCGACCTGCTCATCAGCGCCAAGAGCCTGGGGGCCGGCCTGCCCATCAGCGCCGTCACAGGCCGGGCCGAGATTCTGGACAGCCCCCACGTGGGCGGGGTGGGCAGCACCTACGGCGGCAACCCACTGGCCTGCGCGGCGGCCCTCGAGGCCCTGCGAATCCTGACTTCGCCGGGCTTCCTCGAGCAGGCCCAACACATCGAGCGGATCATCCGCGAGACCTTCACGCCCTTGCAAAAAGAAATCCCGGTGCTGGGCGACGTGCGCGGGCTGGGGGCCATGATGGTGCTCGAGTTCGTCAAAGACCCCACAACCAAAGAACCCTGGCAGGAGTTCGCCATGGAGACCATCAAGCTGGCCTCCCGCCGCGGGGTGATTCTGATCCGGGCCGGGCTCTACACCAACTGCATCCGCTTCCTGCCCGCCCTCGACATCCCCGAAGCCATGCTGCGCGAGGCCCTGGGGGTGGTGGCGGGGGCCATCCGCGAGACCTACCAGACCCTGGCGGTGGGGGCCTGA
- a CDS encoding threonine/serine dehydratase → MNWPEAIRQAHARLRPHVRETPLELSPALSQTTGAEVYLKLENLQHTGSFKVRGALNKLLSLSPQQLQQGVVAASSGNHGAGVAFGLAKLGARGLVFVPEGASPTKLEAIRRYGAEVRFYGQSGDDTEAYARSYAAQHGLTYISPYNDPEVIAGQGSIGLEIAQQLSQPPQAVFVTVGGGGMISGIAAYLKSLNPATQIIGCQPTNDAAMWASVQAGRIVRLEAQPTLSDGSAGGLEASTITFELCRTLVDNWVTVSEEEIKAAMRLFIETQHQLLEGAAGVALAALLKQAAHYRGQRVVVVICGANIGLSALQTVLC, encoded by the coding sequence ATGAACTGGCCCGAGGCCATCCGGCAGGCCCACGCCCGCCTGCGGCCCCACGTGCGCGAGACGCCGCTGGAGCTTTCGCCGGCCCTTTCCCAGACCACCGGGGCCGAGGTCTACTTGAAGCTGGAAAACCTTCAGCACACCGGTAGCTTCAAGGTGCGGGGGGCCCTGAACAAGCTGCTCTCGCTATCCCCCCAGCAACTGCAACAAGGCGTGGTAGCGGCCAGCAGCGGCAACCACGGGGCGGGGGTGGCCTTTGGCCTGGCCAAGCTGGGCGCGCGGGGCCTGGTCTTCGTGCCGGAGGGGGCCAGCCCCACCAAGCTCGAGGCCATCCGGCGCTATGGTGCAGAGGTGCGGTTCTACGGGCAGAGCGGCGACGACACCGAAGCCTACGCCCGGAGCTACGCCGCCCAGCACGGCCTGACCTACATCTCGCCCTACAACGACCCTGAGGTGATCGCCGGGCAGGGCAGCATCGGGCTGGAAATCGCACAGCAGCTATCCCAGCCCCCCCAGGCCGTTTTCGTGACGGTGGGGGGCGGGGGGATGATCTCCGGCATCGCCGCGTACCTTAAGTCGCTCAACCCAGCAACCCAGATAATCGGCTGCCAGCCGACAAACGACGCGGCCATGTGGGCCTCGGTGCAGGCGGGGCGCATCGTGCGCCTCGAGGCCCAGCCCACCCTCTCGGACGGCAGCGCGGGGGGCCTCGAGGCCAGCACCATCACCTTTGAACTGTGCCGAACCCTGGTGGACAACTGGGTTACAGTGAGCGAGGAAGAAATCAAGGCCGCCATGCGGCTTTTTATCGAGACCCAGCACCAGCTTCTGGAAGGGGCCGCCGGTGTGGCCCTGGCCGCTTTGCTCAAACAGGCCGCGCACTACCGGGGGCAGCGGGTGGTGGTGGTTATCTGCGGGGCCAACATCGGGCTATCGGCCCTGCAAACGGTGCTGTGTTAG
- a CDS encoding PotD/PotF family extracellular solute-binding protein gives MRTILALVVAMSLAWAQNQTLQLYTWTDYIDPSIVRDFEQATGIKVRITYYESNEEMQAKLQAGGVSQFDLVVPSDFIVPVLINLKLLQPLDKSKIPNLKNLDPKFANPPYDPGNRYTVGYLWGTVGLMYRTDIFKTPPASWSVLFDPKEQKGPFTLMDSPREMLGIGQRYLGLSVNNTDPAQVRRVINTLLAAKQSRNFKGFQGGVSATKLLLANQIVAAVVYNQDALRTAEGNPRYGFTIPREGSTLFIDSMAIPAKAPNPEAAHKFINFILDAKIGARLAEYQQSATPNAAAKKLLKPEMLKNPAIWPTEAQMRVLEFILDQGSNNRVLDEAWTRVKSR, from the coding sequence ATGCGAACGATTCTTGCGCTTGTGGTAGCCATGTCCCTGGCCTGGGCCCAGAACCAGACCCTCCAGCTTTACACCTGGACCGACTACATTGACCCCAGTATCGTCAGGGACTTCGAACAGGCCACCGGCATCAAGGTGCGCATCACCTATTACGAGTCCAACGAGGAGATGCAGGCCAAACTCCAGGCCGGGGGCGTGAGCCAGTTCGATCTGGTGGTACCCTCGGATTTTATCGTGCCGGTGCTGATTAACCTGAAACTGCTGCAACCCCTGGACAAGAGCAAAATCCCCAACCTGAAAAACCTCGACCCCAAGTTTGCCAACCCGCCCTACGACCCCGGCAACCGCTACACCGTGGGCTATTTGTGGGGCACGGTGGGCCTGATGTACCGCACCGACATCTTCAAAACCCCGCCTGCCTCCTGGAGCGTGCTCTTCGACCCCAAAGAGCAGAAAGGGCCCTTTACCCTGATGGACTCCCCGCGCGAGATGCTGGGCATTGGCCAGCGCTACCTGGGCCTCTCGGTCAACAACACCGACCCCGCCCAGGTTCGCCGGGTGATAAACACCCTTCTAGCAGCCAAGCAAAGCCGCAACTTCAAGGGCTTCCAGGGTGGGGTCTCGGCCACCAAGTTGCTCCTGGCCAACCAGATTGTGGCGGCGGTAGTCTACAACCAGGATGCCCTGCGCACCGCCGAGGGCAACCCCCGCTACGGCTTCACCATCCCCCGCGAGGGCAGCACCCTGTTTATTGACAGCATGGCTATCCCGGCCAAGGCTCCCAACCCCGAGGCCGCGCACAAGTTCATCAACTTTATTCTGGACGCCAAGATTGGGGCCCGCCTGGCCGAGTACCAGCAGTCGGCCACCCCCAACGCCGCAGCCAAGAAGCTCTTGAAGCCCGAGATGCTCAAGAACCCCGCCATCTGGCCCACCGAGGCGCAGATGAGGGTGCTCGAGTTCATCCTCGACCAGGGCAGCAACAACCGCGTGCTGGACGAAGCCTGGACACGGGTCAAAAGCCGCTAG
- a CDS encoding GNAT family N-acetyltransferase, which translates to MTELLQSPDNRFAVVQSEPWMAEALEAIQQASFPSLAKDELITAEHYRAHMQVFPEGQHAVIERETGRVVACSTDLCTQVDFSHFQHRYLEAVGGNWLTTHNPSGDWLYGADIGVHPDYRGLGLSTLLYTARQNLVRRLGLKGHVAGAMPKGYAPFQRDLAIEQYVQKVVRGEMFDPVLSVQLKRGYCVWGIMPDYLDDPSCGNYGVFIVWRNPERLLS; encoded by the coding sequence ATGACCGAACTCCTCCAAAGCCCCGATAACCGCTTTGCCGTGGTGCAGTCCGAGCCCTGGATGGCCGAGGCCCTCGAGGCCATCCAGCAGGCTTCCTTTCCTTCGCTGGCCAAAGACGAGCTCATTACTGCCGAGCATTACCGGGCCCATATGCAGGTCTTCCCCGAAGGCCAGCATGCTGTAATCGAGCGCGAGACCGGCCGGGTGGTGGCCTGCTCCACCGACCTCTGCACCCAGGTAGACTTTAGCCACTTCCAGCACCGCTACCTCGAGGCCGTAGGCGGCAACTGGCTGACCACCCACAACCCCAGCGGCGACTGGCTCTACGGCGCCGACATTGGCGTGCACCCCGACTACCGCGGCCTGGGCCTGTCTACCCTGCTCTACACCGCCCGGCAAAACCTGGTGCGCCGCCTGGGCCTCAAGGGCCACGTGGCCGGGGCCATGCCCAAGGGCTACGCCCCCTTCCAGCGCGACCTTGCCATAGAACAGTACGTGCAAAAAGTGGTGCGCGGCGAGATGTTCGACCCGGTGCTCTCGGTACAGCTCAAGCGGGGCTACTGTGTGTGGGGCATTATGCCGGATTACCTCGACGACCCCAGTTGTGGCAACTACGGGGTGTTTATCGTGTGGCGGAATCCGGAGCGGTTGCTATCGTAA
- a CDS encoding nucleotidyltransferase family protein has protein sequence MLSKEQTLALLKQNRAHLSDVYGVQRIGVFGSFAKGQPTDESDVDLVVEFEQPIGFRFVELAEYLEGLIGRQVDILTPAGIQGIRVAPIAKDIAESIEYV, from the coding sequence ATGCTATCAAAAGAACAAACCCTGGCCTTGCTCAAGCAAAACCGTGCCCACCTCTCCGACGTTTATGGGGTACAACGGATTGGTGTGTTTGGGTCGTTTGCCAAAGGACAACCCACGGACGAAAGCGATGTGGATCTGGTCGTGGAGTTTGAGCAACCCATTGGCTTTAGGTTCGTTGAGCTGGCCGAGTATCTCGAGGGATTAATAGGTCGCCAGGTGGATATACTCACGCCGGCAGGCATACAGGGGATTAGGGTAGCCCCCATTGCCAAGGACATTGCTGAGAGCATCGAGTATGTCTGA
- a CDS encoding amidohydrolase, with protein sequence MPQHLLFGGNILSPTLEGSGYVLKPLEALLIREGKIAAVGRLSEVEHLTTPDTQRIHLEGRTVLPGFNDAHIHVWKVGQLRTTLLDLRGVPSLEELYRLVEARAKTLKPGEWLWGRGWNEALLAEKAMPDKAALDRRAPHNPVLLTRTCAHIHAVNSQALQLAGITPETHVPGGEINFEQGILYETAYGLVFRAMGEPSQAQYEHWIRAGLEYLQSLGITSATDPAVDPPLYAAYRALDARGELPIRVNLLYIRRPDGGSETFPLPEKHRSDWLRCDSVKFFADGGLSGATAAISQPYKTLEPPQYGILRFEEEELLELAQEAHRAGFRIGTHAIGDRALDQVLRVYERLYQEAPGPRHRIEHFGLAGPEHLHKARQLRVIAVPQPIFLRELRANYQRYVPDAWLGRCFNLRAMFEAGLTVAFSSDGPVVQQVEPLKGLQAALREPLVEGNQVTLEQALWAYTVGGTVAQGDGANRGTLEVGQWADLVVLEGDLRDPYSLSISQTVVGGKAAP encoded by the coding sequence ATGCCCCAGCACCTCCTGTTTGGCGGTAACATCCTCTCCCCTACCCTTGAAGGGTCAGGCTACGTTCTAAAGCCCCTCGAGGCCCTCCTCATCCGCGAAGGCAAAATCGCCGCGGTGGGCAGGCTCTCGGAGGTGGAGCACCTGACCACCCCCGATACCCAGCGCATCCACCTGGAAGGCCGCACTGTGTTGCCGGGCTTCAACGACGCGCATATTCACGTCTGGAAGGTGGGGCAGCTCCGCACCACCCTGCTCGACCTGCGGGGGGTGCCCAGCCTGGAGGAACTCTACCGCCTTGTGGAGGCGCGGGCCAAAACGCTAAAGCCCGGCGAGTGGCTGTGGGGGCGCGGCTGGAACGAGGCCCTGCTGGCCGAGAAGGCCATGCCCGATAAGGCCGCGCTGGATCGGCGGGCCCCCCACAACCCGGTGCTGCTCACCCGCACCTGCGCCCATATCCACGCGGTTAACTCGCAAGCCCTACAGCTCGCGGGCATCACCCCCGAGACCCACGTGCCGGGCGGCGAGATTAATTTCGAGCAGGGCATCCTGTACGAGACCGCCTACGGGCTGGTGTTCAGGGCCATGGGCGAGCCCAGCCAGGCCCAGTACGAGCACTGGATTCGGGCTGGCCTGGAATATCTGCAGAGCCTGGGCATCACCAGCGCCACCGACCCGGCCGTAGACCCCCCGCTCTACGCGGCCTACCGGGCCCTAGACGCCCGCGGTGAGCTGCCCATCCGGGTTAATCTGCTCTACATCCGCCGCCCGGACGGGGGAAGCGAGACCTTCCCGCTGCCCGAGAAGCACCGTTCGGACTGGCTGCGCTGCGACTCGGTCAAGTTTTTTGCCGATGGGGGCCTCTCGGGGGCCACGGCGGCCATCTCACAGCCGTATAAAACCCTCGAGCCCCCCCAGTACGGCATCCTGCGCTTCGAGGAAGAGGAGCTGCTCGAGCTGGCCCAGGAAGCCCACCGCGCGGGTTTTCGCATTGGCACCCATGCCATTGGCGACCGGGCGCTGGATCAGGTTTTACGGGTCTACGAGCGGCTGTACCAGGAAGCGCCCGGCCCGCGCCACCGCATCGAGCATTTCGGGCTGGCCGGCCCCGAGCACCTGCACAAAGCCCGCCAACTGAGGGTTATCGCCGTGCCCCAGCCCATCTTCCTGCGCGAGCTGCGGGCCAACTACCAGCGCTACGTACCCGACGCCTGGCTGGGGCGCTGCTTCAACCTGCGGGCCATGTTCGAGGCGGGCCTGACGGTGGCCTTCAGTTCCGATGGGCCGGTGGTGCAGCAGGTGGAGCCGCTCAAGGGCCTGCAGGCCGCTCTGCGGGAGCCTTTGGTGGAGGGCAACCAGGTGACCCTCGAGCAAGCCCTCTGGGCCTACACCGTGGGCGGGACCGTAGCCCAGGGCGACGGGGCCAACCGGGGGACTTTAGAGGTGGGCCAGTGGGCCGACCTGGTGGTGCTCGAGGGCGACCTGCGCGACCCCTATAGCCTGAGCATTTCCCAGACGGTAGTGGGCGGAAAGGCGGCCCCATGA
- the aac(6') gene encoding aminoglycoside 6'-N-acetyltransferase: protein MTIRPLQPQDLPAYFALRTALWPDSAADFELEVSKILNNHRLASFVAEQNGQLVGFVEVSLRDYAEGCESSPVGYLEGWYVVPKHRKTGIGRRLVQAAEDWARARGCSEMASDSELSNTPSHQAHACLGYQEVERIVCFRKSL, encoded by the coding sequence ATGACTATCCGCCCATTACAACCCCAAGACCTACCCGCCTACTTTGCCCTCCGCACGGCCCTGTGGCCCGACAGCGCAGCCGACTTCGAGCTCGAGGTAAGCAAAATCCTGAACAACCATCGCCTCGCCAGCTTTGTGGCCGAGCAAAACGGGCAGCTTGTTGGCTTTGTGGAGGTTTCGCTCCGCGACTATGCCGAGGGTTGCGAGAGCAGCCCGGTGGGCTATCTGGAGGGCTGGTACGTCGTGCCAAAGCACCGCAAGACCGGCATTGGGCGCCGACTGGTGCAGGCCGCCGAAGACTGGGCCAGGGCCAGGGGCTGTAGCGAGATGGCCTCCGACAGCGAGCTATCCAACACCCCGAGCCACCAGGCCCACGCGTGTCTGGGCTACCAGGAAGTTGAGCGCATCGTCTGTTTTCGCAAATCGCTATAA